One segment of Stappia sp. 28M-7 DNA contains the following:
- the rpoC gene encoding DNA-directed RNA polymerase subunit beta' — protein MNHEVMNLFNQQAPAQTFDHIKISIASPEKIMSWSYGEIKKPETINYRTFKPERDGLFCARVFGPIKDYECLCGKYKRMKYKGVICEKCNVEVTLSRVRRERMGHIELAAPVAHIWFLKSLPSRIGLLLDMTLKDLERVLYFEYYVVLEPGLTPLKQNQLLSEEDFLRAQDEYGEDAFTAMIGAEAIREMLMSLDLEKERDQIRKEIAEATTELKPKKLAKRLKVVEAFIDSGNRPEWMILTVVPVIPPDLRPLVPLDGGRFATSDLNDLYRRVINRNNRLRRLMELRAPDIIIRNEKRMLQESVDALFDNGRRGRVITGANKRPLKSLSDMLKGKQGRFRQNLLGKRVDYSGRSVITVGPELKLHQCGLPKKMALELFKPFIYSRLDAKGFSSTVKQAKKLVEKERPEVWDILDEVIREHPVLLNRAPTLHRLGIQAFEPTLIEGKAIQLHPLVCAAFNADFDGDQMAVHVPLSLEAQLEARTLMMSTNNILHPANGSPIIVPSQDIVLGLYYLSLIADGEPGEGMVFGNIGELHHALETKAVTLHAKIRGRVRAIDAEGNTSNRIVETTPGRMLIGELLPLHHEVPYDVCNKLMTKKDISRMIDAVYRACGQKETVIFCDRIMGLGFSHACRAGISFGKDDMVIPETKAGLVDETATLVKEYEQQYNDGLITQGEKYNKVVDAWAKCTDRVADEMMKRIQAVQRDEETGRQKQINSIYMMSHSGARGSPAQMKQLAGMRGLMAKPSGEIIETPIISNFKEGLSVLEYFNSTHGARKGLADTALKTANSGYLTRRLVDVAQDSIILETDCGSENGITIQAIVDAGQVIASLGHRVLGRTAAEDVLNHATGEVIVPRGTLIEEKDVEAIEAANVQMIKIRSVLTCETKRGVCATCYGRDLARGTPVNMGEAVGVIAAQSIGEPGTQLTMRTFHIGGTAQVVDQSFIESNFEGTVRIRNRNAVRDSDGNLVAMARNMAVVIIDADDNERAVHRIAYGSKLHVDEGDTVKRGQRIAEWDPYTRPILSEVDGVVDAEDLVEGVSVQETTDEATGITKRVVMDWRTSQRGNDLKPAIVIKDSTGSIKKLPRGGDARSLLSVDAILSVQIGAEVQAGDVLARIPLESARTKDITGGLPRVAELFEARRPKDHAIIAEIDGTIRFGRDYKNKRRIIIEPHDESLEPVEYLIPKGKHFHLQEGDTIEKGEYILDGNPAPHDILAIRGVEALAAYLVNEIQEVYRLQGVVINDKHIEVIVRQMLQKIEINDPGDTELLSGEHVDRLDLDEINDRAIDDARKPASGVPVLLGITKASLQTRSFISAASFQETTRVLTEAAVNGKQDELEGLKENVIVGRLIPAGTGGMMTRIRQIAQHRDDLILEARKATSTVDQADGMLEDLTGAGE, from the coding sequence ATGAATCATGAGGTCATGAACCTGTTCAACCAGCAGGCTCCCGCCCAGACCTTCGACCACATCAAGATCTCGATCGCTAGCCCCGAGAAGATCATGTCGTGGTCCTACGGCGAAATCAAAAAGCCGGAGACGATCAACTATCGCACGTTCAAGCCGGAGCGGGATGGCCTGTTCTGCGCACGCGTGTTCGGTCCGATCAAGGACTACGAGTGCCTTTGCGGCAAGTACAAGCGGATGAAGTACAAGGGCGTCATCTGCGAGAAGTGCAATGTCGAGGTCACCCTGTCCCGCGTTCGCCGCGAGCGCATGGGCCACATCGAGCTTGCCGCTCCCGTCGCGCATATCTGGTTCCTGAAGTCGCTGCCCTCGCGCATCGGCCTCCTGCTGGACATGACGCTGAAGGATCTCGAGCGCGTCCTGTACTTCGAGTACTACGTCGTGCTGGAGCCGGGCCTGACGCCGCTGAAGCAGAACCAGCTTCTGTCGGAAGAAGACTTCCTGCGCGCCCAGGACGAGTATGGCGAGGACGCCTTCACGGCGATGATCGGCGCGGAAGCCATCCGCGAGATGCTGATGTCGCTCGACCTGGAGAAAGAGCGCGACCAGATCCGCAAGGAGATCGCCGAGGCGACGACCGAGCTGAAGCCGAAGAAGCTGGCAAAGCGTCTTAAGGTGGTCGAGGCCTTCATCGATTCCGGCAACCGCCCGGAGTGGATGATCCTCACCGTGGTCCCGGTCATTCCGCCGGACCTGCGTCCGCTGGTGCCGCTGGACGGCGGCCGCTTCGCGACCTCGGACCTCAACGACCTGTATCGCCGCGTCATCAACCGCAACAATCGTCTGCGGCGCCTGATGGAGCTGCGCGCGCCGGACATCATCATCCGTAACGAGAAGCGCATGCTTCAGGAGTCGGTTGATGCGCTGTTCGACAACGGCCGTCGCGGCCGCGTCATCACGGGTGCCAACAAGCGTCCGCTGAAGTCGCTGTCCGACATGCTGAAGGGCAAGCAGGGCCGCTTCCGCCAGAACCTGCTCGGCAAGCGCGTCGACTATTCCGGCCGTTCGGTGATCACCGTGGGTCCGGAGCTGAAGCTGCATCAGTGCGGCCTGCCGAAGAAGATGGCGCTGGAGCTGTTCAAGCCGTTCATCTACTCCCGCCTCGACGCCAAGGGCTTCTCCTCCACGGTGAAGCAGGCAAAGAAGCTGGTGGAGAAGGAGCGTCCGGAAGTCTGGGATATCCTCGACGAGGTCATCCGCGAGCATCCGGTGCTGCTGAACCGCGCGCCGACGCTGCACCGTCTCGGCATTCAGGCGTTCGAGCCGACGCTCATCGAGGGCAAGGCCATCCAGCTGCACCCGCTGGTCTGTGCGGCGTTCAACGCCGACTTCGACGGTGACCAGATGGCCGTGCACGTGCCGCTCTCGCTGGAAGCCCAGCTCGAAGCGCGTACGCTGATGATGTCGACCAACAACATCCTGCACCCGGCCAACGGTTCGCCGATCATCGTGCCGTCGCAGGACATCGTTCTCGGCCTCTACTACCTGTCGCTGATTGCCGACGGGGAGCCGGGCGAGGGCATGGTGTTCGGCAATATCGGCGAGCTGCATCACGCGCTCGAGACGAAGGCCGTGACCCTGCACGCCAAGATCCGCGGCCGTGTCCGCGCGATCGACGCCGAGGGCAACACGTCCAACCGGATCGTGGAGACCACGCCGGGCCGCATGCTGATCGGCGAGCTCCTGCCGCTGCATCACGAAGTGCCGTACGACGTCTGCAACAAGCTGATGACCAAGAAGGACATCAGCCGCATGATCGACGCGGTGTATCGTGCCTGCGGCCAGAAGGAGACAGTGATCTTCTGCGACCGCATCATGGGTCTGGGCTTCAGCCACGCCTGCCGTGCCGGCATCTCGTTCGGCAAGGACGACATGGTGATTCCGGAGACGAAGGCCGGCCTGGTCGATGAGACCGCGACCCTCGTGAAGGAATACGAGCAGCAGTACAACGACGGCCTGATCACCCAGGGCGAGAAGTACAACAAGGTCGTCGACGCCTGGGCCAAGTGCACCGACCGCGTCGCCGACGAGATGATGAAGCGCATTCAGGCGGTCCAGCGCGACGAGGAGACCGGGCGTCAGAAGCAGATCAACTCGATCTACATGATGTCCCACTCCGGTGCCCGTGGTAGCCCCGCGCAGATGAAGCAGCTTGCCGGCATGCGTGGCCTCATGGCCAAGCCGTCGGGCGAGATCATCGAGACGCCGATCATCTCGAACTTCAAGGAAGGCCTGTCGGTGCTGGAGTACTTCAACTCCACGCACGGTGCCCGTAAGGGTCTGGCCGACACCGCGCTGAAGACGGCGAACTCGGGTTACCTGACCCGTCGTCTCGTCGACGTGGCGCAGGACTCGATCATCCTGGAGACGGATTGCGGTTCGGAGAACGGCATCACCATCCAGGCGATCGTCGACGCCGGCCAGGTCATCGCCTCGCTCGGACATCGCGTGCTGGGCCGTACCGCGGCCGAGGACGTGCTGAACCATGCGACCGGCGAGGTCATCGTCCCGCGCGGTACCTTGATCGAGGAGAAGGATGTCGAGGCCATCGAGGCCGCGAACGTCCAGATGATCAAGATCCGCTCGGTGCTGACCTGCGAGACCAAGCGCGGCGTGTGCGCGACCTGCTACGGTCGTGACCTTGCCCGCGGTACGCCGGTCAACATGGGCGAGGCGGTCGGCGTCATCGCGGCGCAGTCGATCGGCGAGCCGGGCACCCAGCTGACCATGCGTACCTTCCACATCGGTGGTACGGCGCAGGTGGTGGACCAGTCCTTCATCGAGTCCAACTTCGAGGGCACGGTGCGGATCCGCAACCGCAACGCGGTTCGCGACTCCGACGGGAACCTGGTCGCGATGGCCCGCAACATGGCCGTCGTCATCATCGACGCAGACGACAACGAGCGCGCGGTGCATCGCATCGCCTACGGTTCGAAGCTGCATGTCGACGAGGGCGACACCGTCAAGCGCGGCCAGCGCATCGCGGAATGGGATCCCTATACCCGTCCGATCCTTTCCGAGGTGGATGGCGTCGTCGACGCCGAGGACCTCGTCGAGGGCGTGTCGGTGCAGGAGACCACCGACGAGGCGACCGGCATCACCAAGCGCGTGGTCATGGACTGGCGGACGTCGCAGCGCGGCAACGACCTGAAGCCGGCGATCGTCATCAAGGACTCCACCGGATCGATCAAGAAGCTGCCGCGTGGCGGCGATGCTCGGTCCCTGCTGTCCGTCGATGCGATCCTGTCGGTGCAGATCGGCGCCGAGGTGCAGGCCGGTGACGTGCTGGCGCGTATCCCGCTGGAGAGCGCCCGTACCAAGGACATCACCGGCGGTCTGCCGCGTGTGGCCGAGCTGTTCGAGGCACGTCGTCCGAAGGACCACGCGATCATTGCGGAAATCGACGGTACGATCCGCTTCGGTCGCGACTATAAGAACAAGCGGCGCATCATCATCGAGCCGCATGACGAGAGCCTGGAGCCGGTCGAGTACCTCATCCCGAAGGGCAAGCACTTCCATCTGCAGGAAGGCGACACCATCGAGAAGGGCGAGTACATCCTCGACGGCAACCCGGCACCGCACGACATTCTGGCCATTCGTGGCGTGGAGGCGCTGGCCGCCTACCTCGTCAACGAGATCCAGGAGGTCTACCGGCTGCAGGGCGTGGTGATCAACGACAAGCACATCGAGGTGATCGTTCGCCAGATGCTGCAGAAGATCGAGATCAACGATCCGGGCGATACGGAACTGCTGTCCGGCGAGCATGTCGACCGCCTCGATCTCGACGAGATCAACGACCGGGCGATCGACGATGCGCGCAAGCCAGCCTCCGGTGTGCCGGTTCTGCTCGGCATCACCAAGGCGAGCCTGCAGACCCGTTCGTTCATCTCGGCTGCGTCGTTCCAGGAGACCACCCGCGTCCTCACCGAGGCGGCGGTCAACGGAAAGCAGGACGAGCTGGAGGGTCTGAAGGAGAACGTCATCGTCGGCCGTCTGATCCCTGCCGGTACCGGCGGCATGATGACCCGCATTCGCCAGATCGCGCAGCATCGCGACGATCTCATCCTGGAGGCCCGCAAGGCGACCTCCACGGTGGACCAGGCGGATGGCATGCTGGAAGACCTGACCGGGGCGGGAGAGTAA